CATGGCTTGAAATCAGAGTGATCACTACCTGGTCCACCATGTACGGCAATAAGTACTGGTTTTTTCACCATTTTTGGTCCTACCGGAATATACCCTGAACCTTCTACGTCAAAATAAATTTTCGTTCCATTTATCGCAGCAAACATTATTTTCCCCACTTTATCAAATAAATTTTATTTATATAATTATTAAAACTACTTTGTTATTATCTTAATTCCTATTTGTTTAGTCAAGTTTTTTGTTAAGAGAAATACTATTACAAATAATAGAGTAAAAGTGAATAAAATTATAGTTATTTTTTCATAAATTACTACTGATTATGCTCAAATAACATGTTTTCACTTAGGTGGAATTAGTTTTACACTCGTTGGTAACAATTCGAAGGGTAAAACATGAGATTAAAAGATATTATCTAAAGATAAAATAATATAACTGCATAAGTATGAAGATTTTCAAAAAATTATAAAAAAGCTCAAATAACTAGTAAGTTATTTGAGCTTAATCTATCTATCTTTCTACATCCTGTCTTAACACTTGAATTTCTTCAAACGTTAAACTTGTTAACTCCATAATCTCTTCATTGCTATTTCCTTTTCCTATCATCTTTCTTGCAATGGCTTTTATACCTTCTTGAATGCCTTCTTGCATTCCTTTTTCAATCCCTGCTTGTTCTGCATGGTATTTTGCATCTTCTAATGTTGCCACTTCGTCAATCATAAATTTGACTCGTGATTCGTACGCTATAATGGATTCTGGATCTTGACTTAGTTCTTCCCACGCTTCAAACGCTTCACGTAAGTTTCTGTCTTTCATCGCTAATTCCTCCAATACTTTATAAATATCTTCATATACTTTCTGCTTGCGACCATCTACCATAACAAGCAATAGCAACCATTTTACGATTATATCTTCAATAGGATTTAGTTCTTCCATTAGCCAAGCCTTTAAAAATTTATTCATTTCTATAAAATGAATTTCTAAAACATCATCTGATTTTTGTACACGCTGTAAAGTCTTATCTTCATATAAATGATACGTACTATGATAATGAGCAATATCTTTGAACAATGTAAAATCACAAATATTTATAGTAATGGTTGGATTCAGTGTATAATAACCTTTTCCTTTTTGTAACTGCAAATTATACAGCCTTGACCAATAAAATAAAGTTCGTTTGAACATGTCATTTTTATTCGCTAATTGTATTTCTATATTAATTATATCTTCTTTTTCTGTTTTTACGACAATATCTAAGCGGGATTGTTTATCCTCTTTATACTCCCCACCTACTTCATGGTTGATAAACGTTATTTCTTTTATTTTGTTGCTACCTGTCCAGTTTAATATAGCATTCAGAAAAACAATTGTTAGTTGTTTATTTCGTTCACTACCAAAAAGATGCTTAAAAGCAAAATCAATCTTTAAATCCATTAGGTTTTTTAGTGGTATTCGACTAAGAACTTGATACTCCATTACTCATCAACCCCTGTCCTAAATATTATATCCTGCTTCTAATACTATTTTTATTAGTCTATTTAGTTTTGTTTAACTGTGACATTCGTCAATTTTTTTATTGTTCATCGTTCTTCTCATTCACAAACGAGTAAAAGATTGCTCACATCACTGATTGCTTTGTTTAAAATCTTCACCTTGTTATGTGATAATTATTCTCATTTATTATATCGTAATGAGAAAATCCATTCTTGTCAAAATAAAAAACACCCTGTTTATATGCAAGGAGCACTAGCTTAAATACACCACTAAATTTTAATAGTAAATAGCAGTATAGACTATATTGGAAATATACTATTATCGCGATTCTATTATCAAAAATATCTACAAAAAAATCATCTTATCTCTTAAAATGCTAAGAGATAAGATGATTTTTAAACAAACTTTCCTGTAAAATAAAATCTTTTTACTTCTATTAATACGCACTATAAGTTTTTAGATGTTAGAAACCCCCAAGCAGTGTGAATTCATATTGCACTACTACACTGTTGGATTTTCTAGTAAAATAGCAATGCCTTGTCCGCCGCCAATGCATAAGCTTGCTACGCCGTATCTAACACCTCGTTTTTGCATTTCTAATGCAAGCGAGTAAGTAATACGCGCACCACTTGCACCGACTGGATGCCCAAGTGCTACTGCTCCGCCATTGACATTCACTTTTTCTTGATTAATACCTAACTCCTTTAAAACTGCTAATGACTGTGCAGCGAATGCTTCATTTAGTTCAAACAATCCGATTTCTTCTAATGTTAAATTTACTTTTTTCAATAATTTACGAATCGCTGGAGCTGGGCCAATTCCCATAATTGTTGGATCAACACCTGCCGTTGCGGAAATGACGATTTTTGCTAATGGCTTTAACTGATGCTCCTGTAAGTAAGCTTCCGATACAAGAACGATTGCTGCGGCACCGTCATTAATACCACTTGCGTTCCCTGCTGATACTGAGCCGTCTTTTTTAAATGCCGGTTTTAGTTTTGCTAGGGCTTCCATCGAAATCTCCTCGCGTATATGTTCATCCTCAGTTATCTCAATCATACCTTTACGTGTCTTTACTAATACTGGTGCAATTTCCTGTGCAAAACGACCTGAACGACGAGCTTCCGCTGCACGTTTATGTGAGTTGTAGGAGAACTCATCTTGTTCTTCACGTGATATTTCATATTTCTCCGCTAAGTTTTCAGCCGTCATCCCCATACCACATCCTGCGACCTCATCATATAAAGTCGCCCACAACATATCTTCTACGATTGGTGCTTTATTGGGCGATCCAAAGCGTGTACCTCGTAATACTTGGGGTGCTTGGCTCATATTTTCTGTACCTCCAGCAATTGCCGCTTGAATATTTCCAAGTTCAATTTCTTGTGCTGCTGAAACAATTGCTTGTAAGCCCGACCCACATAAACGATTAACCGTAAGTGCAGTACTGTCCTCCGATAAACCACTTTTTAATCCGATGTGTCGCGCTAAATATGCCGAAGAACTTGTTGTTTGAATAATATTACCAAACACAATTTCGTCAATCTGATTTGCCATAAGTCCTGAACGTTTTAATGCTTCTTTTACAACGACAACACCGAGATCGATATCAGTTGTATTAGCAAAGGCACCTCCAAAAGAACCAAATGCTGTTCTACTACCATTTACAATATATGCTGACATGGTTAATCCCCCCTTTTTTTTACATCCCACCCGAAACATTAAGTGCTTCGCCAGTTATAGCCGTTGCATGTTTTGAAGAAATGAAGTATACACTATCTGCAATTTCTTCAGCTGTAATAAAACGTTGCATTGCTTGCTTCGGATATACAATTTCGGTTAATGCCTCTGCTTCAGTCATACCTCTACTTTCTTCAAGATCTTTTAATTGTTTCACAAGTAAAGGTGTTTTCACTGGTCCAGGTAGAATAGCATTTACCGTAATCCCATGCGCGGCACCTTCAAGTGATGCTACACGTGTTAAACCAATTACACCGTGCTTTGCTGCAACATATGCCACTTTTTCGGGTGTTGCTAGTTCACCATGAACCGAAGAAATATTAACTATCCGACCATGTTTTTGCTTTTTCATATACGGGAATACATATTTCGTCATTAAGAACGGTCCTTTTAGCATGACACTTTGAAGTAAATCCCACTGATCTTCTGGAAAATCTTCAATTCTAGCACGGTATTGTAAGCCCGCATTATTCACTAGCACATGGAGTTCGTGATTTTCACAAATACGATTTATTACTTGCTGAACTGAATTTGTATTTGAAACATCTAATTCAACTGCTTCAACCTTCCCTGGATATAAGTCAGCTACTGCCTGTGCAGCTTCTAACTTTACATCGGCAGCGAATACGTAATCTCCTTCAGTGACAAACTTCTCCACCATTGCTGATCCTAGACCTCCACCTGCACCAGTCACTAAAATATTACGCATGTTCAATCCCCCTTTGAATAGTAGTAAATGTTTTTAGTTGTTGAATTAATGACCGATCACGCTCGATTACGTATTCATCTAAACCTTTTCCAGGATATTCAAAGAAACCTTTAGAAGCTTTGACACCTAGGTAGCCTTGTTCAGTTTTATCCTTAATCACACTATACGAGCGAACCTTAGATTCAATTGCTGGCTGTAATTGATCCAGTACTATGCCCCAAACATCCAATCCACCAAAATCGATAATTTTCAATAAACCACTGGAGGCAAATCGGAAACCTGGACCTGCGAATATTGCCTTTTCTAAATCCTGTTCTGACACAACACCGTCTTCTAACAATGCTAATGCTTCACGTGCTAACGCTACTTGAATACGATTTGCTACTAAGCCTGGTACTTCAACACGAACTTTAATTGTCACTTTGCCCACTTTTTTCATTAATGTGTCAACTTCATCGTATGTCTCTTGCTTAGTATCAGGACCTTTAAGCAGCTCCACAAGCGGTACAATATGCGCAGGGTTAAAAAAATGTGTTAACATCACTTTATCTTTTCGCTTCTCTACATAACGAACGATTTCTGAAAGTTTTAAGCTTGAAGTATTTGATGTTAAAATTGTATGATCAGCACAAACCTCATCAAGCTGCTTAAAAATTTTCTGCTTAAGCTCAAGATTTTCCGTGGCAGATTCTATGACTAAATCACAATCAGCAAGCTCTTCTATTTTTGTAGTAAATGTTAAACGATCAACAATCGTTTTATCCGAATCTTCGAACACTGTCCCCTCTTCCCTGAAAATTGTCAGATACGTATTCAGTTTTTCACTAGCTAATCGTAGAGATTCTTCGTTAATATCTTGTAAAACAACAGATATTCCATTTGTGATAAATTGAAAAGCAATACCAAATCCCATTGTTCCAGATCCTATAACCCCAATTTTTTGAATCATCTTCCTTCCCCCTTAAGTATTAATATAATAAAATTGCTGCTATTAGCATTGGAATACTTGCAATTAATGGTGCAATAACCGAAACGACAAAGATATGTTTATAAGCATCCTTATGGGTTAACTTTGAAGCTACTAAAATTGTAATAACAGCCCCATTATGTGGTAGCGAGTCTAGACCGCCCGAAGCAATTGCGGCTACTCTATGCATTGCATCAGGATTTAACCCCATTTTCAAGTAAGTCGATGATAGCGCTTCCATTGCAATTCCTAGCCCACCACTTGAAGATCCAGTAATTCCAGCAAGTGCTGTAGTTGCTAGGAAAAGTGAAATAAGCGGACTACCTGGAATTTGCGCCATTGCTTCATTAAAAATACTGAAACCAGTAGTAATCGCTATAACCGAACCATACCCAACATCCGCACTCGTATTAATAATTGGCAGTACCGCTGATACAGCGCCTTCGTTAAGTGTATTTTTCTTGACTTCAATGTATTTCCAGAACAATACCGTTGTTAATAATACAACGCCCATTAGCGTGTAAATGATTTCAACTTTGAAGATATTCAGAGCGATTAACAAGGCAATTGGCGGAATTAAACTTAAAAATGCATTTGGTAATGAACGGCCCTCGTAAATATCTTTAATACCATCTTTGCCATTATTATCTGGGTTTGTCATACCTGCATAAGTTTCCTTGCGTTGTTCTGAACGTTTTAACGCAAATTTCATATACCATAGGTTTATCGCAATAACAAAAACGGCTGCGATAATCCCTAATAATGGAGCTGCTGTAACCGTTGTACCAAGGTAGTTTGTTGGGATAATGTTCTGTACAGAAGGGGTTCCTGGTAACATCGTCATTGTAAAGGTCCCAATCCCTGTAAAAAACGCTGCCATAAATAGATGCCACGGAATATCTAACTCTTTGAATAATGGCTTTGCTATTGGTAATACTGCGAAAATAACTACGAATAAACTTATACCACCATACGTTAAGAACGCACAGATAACCATAATTGCTACTAACACTTTATATTTACTATCTTTTCCGATAATTCGAAGTAAAAGATTGGCGATTTGACGAGCCGCTCCACTATCATCCATTAGCTTACCGAACATTGCTGCAAATAAAAAAATTAGAAAATAATTTCGAACGTAATTGATAAAACCAGTCATGTACGTTTCTTGGAACGTTTCTAAAATCGGAAACCCATTCGTCACCATAACGAATAAGCTTACAACTGGAGCAATAATGATAATACTAAATCCTCTTAGTGCTAATACGATTAATAATATTAATGAAATTGTAATCGTAATTAAACTCCACATAGGCTTCCTCCTTCAATTAGATACTAATTTTTCGTTTTAATGGTAATCCAATGCGTGATTCTAATTCTTCAAATGTTAAATCCCCATAAATATCCTTAATGAAAATCTCACCATTTTGGAATAAAAAGTTCGCATACTCCGTAACAAGTTGATTAACACGACGCTCACCGCTAGAATCCAACGTTAAAGTTTCTACAAGTTTAGAAGAACCATTTTTGGTGAAAAGGGTACTTGCTACAATTACCTTCTTCGCACCAGCGACTAAATCCATTGCGCCACCGACACCTAAAATGGGTTGATTCGGTACAGACCAGTTCGCAATTTCGCCATAACAATCAATCTCCAATGCGCCTAGAACAGCTACATCCACATGTTTCCCTCGTATCATCGCAAATGAGAAAGCGCTATCAAAAAAAGCTGCTTCTGGCGTAATTGTGACAGGAGCTTTCCCGGCATCTATTAAATCTATATCTTGCTCATTTTCATGAGGCGGTGGCCCCATGCCAATTAAGCCATTTTCAGTTTGGAAATATATCTTTTTATCATCAATATATTTTGAGACTAGCGTTGGAATTCCCACGCCTAGGTTGACTACATCGCCATCTTTTAGCTCATTTGCAATATGCATTGCAATTATTTCACGACTACTTAGCTTCAACATAGGTCCCCCCTTGTTTGATGTACTTACTTTCAATAACGTAATCTACAAAAATATGGGGTGTTATAATTTCCTCAGGATTTAGCTCCCCTATTTCAACGATTTCATCGACTTCCACAATGACTGTTTCTGCAGCCGTTGCCATTATCGGATTAAAGTTTCTTGCAGTTGTGTGATAAACCAAATTGCCCGCTTTATCGGCTTTCGCGGCTTTAATGAGGGCAATATCCCCTTTGATTGCCTTCTCAAATAAATAACGAACACCATCAATCTCTCGAACTTCCTTTCCTTCTGCTAGTCTCGTTCCAACACCAGTTGGCGTATAAAAACCACCGATGCCAGCACCCCCACTACGAATTGCCTCTGCTAAAGTACCTTGGGGCATTAAATCAATTTTTAAATTTCCCATTGACCAAGCCATTATAGCTTCTTTGTTAATCGTGAAAAATGAACCAATTGCTTTATCGATTTTTCCTGCCTCGAACACTTTATAAAGACCTTTCCCTTCATCCCCAAGATTATTGCTGACAACTTCATAATTTCCTGCCTCAAACTTCGCAACAGCATCTAATAATGTTAACGGTGTACCAGAAATGCCAAACCCTCCTACTAATAGACGCATAGAATCCTTAAACAAAAATTCTAGCTCTTCAGCTTTTCTCAGCTTTTCCATTTTTATTATCACTCCTTATTAGACTAGACTATAGTCTGATGATATAATGAGAATAAATAATAGTCAAACATTTTAGAAAATTCTTTCTTTAAGGAGCGAAACATAATGGATTTAGAGAATAAAACAACAAAAGGCATTCAAACACAACTTCATATCATGACCGTAGCACTTGAATTATTTAAAACACTTGGCTACGATAATGTTTCTGTGGATCGAATTGTCAAGGAAAGTAAAACATCAAAGGGGTCCTTTTATCAACATTTCCCATCTAAATCAAGCATTTTCATGATGCGTTTTATGGAAATGGACAAAAGCTATGTACATATCTATGAGGAATTGAAGCAACAATATACTTTAGCAATAGAACGACTGGAAGCCTTCTGTCTAGCTGTATTCCGTTGTATTGAGGAAGAGATGGGAAAGGATTTAATGCGGGTTATTTACTCCGCAGCCATCATAAGTAATGAGCATACTTTTTTCACAAATGAAAATCGTAAACTGTATGTCATTCTTCACCAAATAATTGAAGAAGGAAAAGAAGATCAATCAATTCGACACTTTGATTCTACGGAAAAATTTTTTCAGATGATTGTACAAAGTTTGATGGGAGCCATTTATTATTGGGGTTTGCAGTTAGATAATGCAAAATTAGAGGATTTAGGAAAACCCTTAATAAATCAGCTCATAACAAGTCTTCGAAACTAGCTAAAAAATTAAAAAAACAGAGCCTATGAAGAAAAATAAATCTTATATTAGAAATCCATTAGCTTTTAAATAGTTATGCCGATATTGACATGCATTTGCTAATATTTTCAGTAAAGCCGTTGGATCATAATAAAAAACTCCTCAAAATTAAGCTGCTTTGGGGAGTTAGTTTATGTTTATTATTTTTGCAATTGAATTATTTTGCTATCGGTTGAGTAATTTCAAATCCTTTTTTTTCCTTATTTCTTTTGTACATGTAAGTAAATAGTTTAATATATTGTCCAACAAGTATAGCGTTTAAAACTGTGCCTTCTCGAATAAACATAATTTTACCTGCTAAAATAAGACCGAAGATTAGTGCTAAAGCAAGTAAAGTCAAATCAAAGCACGTTTTAACATTCCCCCATTTAAATCCAGTCCTTAGTTGAACAGCATTAACGAAATTATCAATAGGCATTAGAACAACTTTAGATTGAAGCATAAGGAATACACCAAAAGCTAAAAATGCATCTCCAATAACAAGTGTTAAAAATTTCGTCCAATACTCAGGAAGATTGAGGTAAGTAAATGTAAGAGATAGATTGAAATCTAAAAAAACTGCAAATATCGCCGAAGCAACAAGCCCCATAATATGGTATAACTTAAAACCCTTTCTGTAGACTAAAAATGCCAACACTAACATGATACACTCTAAAATGAAATTTGCCTTTCCCTGTGTTAACCAATCAAAATGCACAACAAAAACTCTTTGAAAGGCACTTTGAGGTGAAATGCCAATCCCCGCTGTTATTGCTAAACTAACACCAATTGACAATATATATATTCCAATGATATATACAATCCATCTTTTTATTAAACTGTTTTTATCGGATTTTAAAACGCTTTCATTTTGCATAAAAATCCTCCCTTTACCCCTTGTGAAATTTTATAGTATTGCCAATCATGTAAATCTTGAGTGGAACATTTAGCACTAGTGCCTCTTGGTAGAAAATAATTTTCTCACCGCACATGTATCATTAAAATGTTTCTCTAAACAGCCTAAATAAGGTGTAAGTAATATGCACAGGATTTATTGAGTCTTATTTCATGATGCGGAAACGATGCAGAGAAATAAACAAACTTAAAAGTTTATTCACTACCGGCTCCCCTTCGTTGCGGTTACCCATTTCTTCCAAAGCTGCATCAATGGCGTCAGCACTATTAGTTAATTCATCCACAGTCATATTAGCCATGGCGCCATAAATTTCAAGAGGCATCACACTTTTAATCGCTTTATCGTCTGATACAATACATGCTCCAGAATATTTATCAACTTCTTTTGCACAGAAGCACATCTCTTCACTTTCCTGTCCAACTACAACGAAATACGGTGATGGCGCTGACCAGAAAGTTGCTACTGCACCATGTTCGATATAAACACCTTTAAATAATCCATTTACAACATGGCGTTTTCCATCTGCATATCGTTGGATAACAGACAGGCGGCTTAATTTCTCACCTTGATATTCCGGAATAATCTTGCCATTTACTATTGGCACCCAAATTTCTTGGTAAAACTTTTCATGACCTCGCCCATATACATCAAATAAATAGACTTTTGCTTTTTTCCCATCTTCGGAAACTTCAAAAGGTACAATGTCTAACTCAGCCGGTGTTAAGTCCTCTAAACCCTGTACACCCTCCGTACACATGGAAGAGTAGTCTATCTCGATTTTCTTTAATAATTTTTTGCCCTGTGCAATCAATTCACCATCTTTAAATACATAAAGTGGATTTATTTTCGATAAGCTGTCTGTCAATACAATGTCTGCAAAACGCCCAGGTGTTAAAGATCCAATTTGATCTTCCATGTGGTAGGATTTGGCTGTATTTAATGTTGCCATTTTAATAGCTTTTATCGGGCTGATCCCCATCTCCGTACAGAGTGAGATAATCCAATCCATATGCCCCATCTTAAGTAACCTTTCAATTGAGATATTATCCGTACATAACATAAAATTATCTGTTGGAAATTTACGGTCTACAATGGAACGAAGCAATGTTTTTATTACTTCACTGCTCCCTACACCAAACTTAATTTGGGTTGGAAAACCGTAACGAATACTTTTCTCAATATCGTCCCCATTCCAAACATCATGATTATTGGATGTACCAATGGCAGGTAAATAATTTAAGATCATATCTGGAAGAGCAGTCAAGCCCCAATGCCCGTTCATAAATCCCCCTTTTTCTCTTACCCAGGAAGCCTTCAGGAAGTCATCCTCATCCCCCTTACTATAAGTAAAATGTTCAAATTCGCCTAGCCCGATTACTGGCTCCATATTTAAGACTTCCTCCGTTACCGATGCTGCTACTTTCTTTCCAGGGGCAAATGCATATAATCTGTAGGGCAATTTTTCATAATCACGGAATAGACCTTGAGCCGCTCTTACCCCATCCTCACCAGCTGCACTTAGAAGGTCTAAGGTTTCCGCAAATATTGTCGTTGTTCCATTAGGGACCATTGCTTCGCCCAAGGCTACTGGATGAGCCAGCTGAGATTCGAAATGCAAATGTGCATCTATTAATCCTGGAATAGCGTATAGCCCTTGTCCATCAAATACTTCTTTTACTTTAGCGATTGATTCATCTGGATTTAGAGCTACAATACGCTTATCATAGATTAGTAAAGACCCTTGATAGACCGTTTCCCCATGCACATCCAAAATATTTACATTTTTAATAAGCAGATCTGCTTCCATTCTACCGTTTAAAATCTCGTAAATATCCCGGACTTTCTCAAGATGATTCGTCTCTTTTTGTTTCATAGTTCGTTCTCCCTTTCGTTATATATTGATGTTTTATAAGAAGAGCAGTGCTCTTAACCTATCGAAAATAACTTATTAGTTAAACGATTAACTAATTGTTTTAATAGTAGTGGTTAAACGATTAACTAAATAGATGTATTTCTTTTGTTAATCGTTTAACCACATTGGTACATTAACTTCAGATTAAATTGGTTAAACGTTTAACTAATTTAGAATATCTTTTTAAATTAATGAAAAATAGTTAAACGTTTAACCAATAGTTCCTTATATTTGCTTCTATTTAAATTTATTTTACAAAAATCATGAAGATTTCCGTTCAACAATAAACGGTTCTAAAATAGTTACTGGCTCAAACTTTTCTTTTTGAATTTCACTCAGAATAATCTCAGCACTTCTTATGCCTAATTCCTGATTCTGCAAATCCACACAAGTTAGCTCAGGTGTAGAAATTTGGGACAATAGAGAATTCCCCAAACTCAAAACAGCAAGATCCTCACATATCCGAACATCACGATGAACTAGTGCCTTAGTTAAATAAACTGCACTCAATTCATTCAGGACAAATGCACCATCAATATTGTTTTCAAGAAGAATTGGCACACAATCTTTTGATAAATTCATATTATCGTCGATTTCTATAATTAAAGGCTTTTGCTCATACTTGCTTGCTTGACTAATTCCTTCCAAGAATAATTCAAGTACATCGTTAGGCAACTTTTTATGAACTAAAGCTAATTTATTTTTACCTTTTGAAAATAGATATTCTGCCCCTATCCTACCTGCTTTGGTTAAATCCGGATACACTAATGGAAAACCGGAGTACGGAATACATCTATTTGCATAGACAACAGGAATACCACATTCTAAAAAACTAGGAATATTATCTTTAAATGATAGGTCCGAAAATAACCCAATAATGATAATTCCAGCTACCATATTTTCACGCATAAGTTGTAGTATTTCATTTTCACTTAAATTTAAATTGTCTACTTCATAAATAAATAAATTATAATGATGTTTTCCTAAAGTTTGACTGATTCCAGAAGTGATCTCAGAATAATAAAGACTATTAATCTTTGGTAAGATTACCGCAACATTCGTAGTTTCCTTACGTTTTAATGCTTTTGCAACTACATTTGGTACATATCCCAGTTCTTTAATAGCGAGTTGGATTCTTTCCTCTGTTTCTTTTTTCACAACAATATTTTGGTTTAAATATCTAGAAACGGTACAAGCACTTACATTAGCGTGTTCTGCAATATCTTTCAGAGTTGTCATATCAAATCTCCTTGCCTTTAGTTAAACGTTTTAGTAAATCGTTTAACCTTTTATAAAAACAAAATATCATGTTAATAACTTAATTGCAAGAAAATTCTGTACATTATTCCAAAATAGTTGTAACTTTGAATGCATTTTTTGCACCTAAAGTTACTCGTCGGACTCACTATATGAAAATATAATGTTGTACTTATTAACTTTTAAAGTAGTAGTATTCCCCATAATATAGCAAGATTTTTTGAGTGAAATGGAATCATCTCAAGTTCAACAAATATTTAATAAAAAAAGACTGTCAACAAACTCCATATGTTTTCGAGTTTGTTGACAGTCTATGCAATCATTACATTTTTTTTAATTTTTCATATTCAAGCTGTAATTTTTCGATACGTTTGCGACCTTCCTCGCGGTTTCTCGCAGTTTCTGCTTGAATTTGCTTTGTTTCTTGAATACCGGCCATAATTGTTTGCCATGTTGTTTCAATAGTTTCGATTTTAATGCTTGGGCTACCAGCAGCGCGTGCAATATTGACACTGTTTTTGCTAATGTTTTCTGCATTGCGCACAAGCATTTCATTTGTGCGGCGATCCAGTTCACTCATTGAATCTGAGATAAGCTTTTGGCGCTTTAATGTT
The genomic region above belongs to Lysinibacillus sp. FSL W8-0992 and contains:
- a CDS encoding Rpn family recombination-promoting nuclease/putative transposase, encoding MEYQVLSRIPLKNLMDLKIDFAFKHLFGSERNKQLTIVFLNAILNWTGSNKIKEITFINHEVGGEYKEDKQSRLDIVVKTEKEDIINIEIQLANKNDMFKRTLFYWSRLYNLQLQKGKGYYTLNPTITINICDFTLFKDIAHYHSTYHLYEDKTLQRVQKSDDVLEIHFIEMNKFLKAWLMEELNPIEDIIVKWLLLLVMVDGRKQKVYEDIYKVLEELAMKDRNLREAFEAWEELSQDPESIIAYESRVKFMIDEVATLEDAKYHAEQAGIEKGMQEGIQEGIKAIARKMIGKGNSNEEIMELTSLTFEEIQVLRQDVER
- a CDS encoding thiolase family protein yields the protein MSAYIVNGSRTAFGSFGGAFANTTDIDLGVVVVKEALKRSGLMANQIDEIVFGNIIQTTSSSAYLARHIGLKSGLSEDSTALTVNRLCGSGLQAIVSAAQEIELGNIQAAIAGGTENMSQAPQVLRGTRFGSPNKAPIVEDMLWATLYDEVAGCGMGMTAENLAEKYEISREEQDEFSYNSHKRAAEARRSGRFAQEIAPVLVKTRKGMIEITEDEHIREEISMEALAKLKPAFKKDGSVSAGNASGINDGAAAIVLVSEAYLQEHQLKPLAKIVISATAGVDPTIMGIGPAPAIRKLLKKVNLTLEEIGLFELNEAFAAQSLAVLKELGINQEKVNVNGGAVALGHPVGASGARITYSLALEMQKRGVRYGVASLCIGGGQGIAILLENPTV
- a CDS encoding 3-hydroxybutyrate dehydrogenase; translation: MRNILVTGAGGGLGSAMVEKFVTEGDYVFAADVKLEAAQAVADLYPGKVEAVELDVSNTNSVQQVINRICENHELHVLVNNAGLQYRARIEDFPEDQWDLLQSVMLKGPFLMTKYVFPYMKKQKHGRIVNISSVHGELATPEKVAYVAAKHGVIGLTRVASLEGAAHGITVNAILPGPVKTPLLVKQLKDLEESRGMTEAEALTEIVYPKQAMQRFITAEEIADSVYFISSKHATAITGEALNVSGGM
- a CDS encoding 3-hydroxyacyl-CoA dehydrogenase family protein; amino-acid sequence: MIQKIGVIGSGTMGFGIAFQFITNGISVVLQDINEESLRLASEKLNTYLTIFREEGTVFEDSDKTIVDRLTFTTKIEELADCDLVIESATENLELKQKIFKQLDEVCADHTILTSNTSSLKLSEIVRYVEKRKDKVMLTHFFNPAHIVPLVELLKGPDTKQETYDEVDTLMKKVGKVTIKVRVEVPGLVANRIQVALAREALALLEDGVVSEQDLEKAIFAGPGFRFASSGLLKIIDFGGLDVWGIVLDQLQPAIESKVRSYSVIKDKTEQGYLGVKASKGFFEYPGKGLDEYVIERDRSLIQQLKTFTTIQRGIEHA
- a CDS encoding GntP family permease — its product is MWSLITITISLILLIVLALRGFSIIIIAPVVSLFVMVTNGFPILETFQETYMTGFINYVRNYFLIFLFAAMFGKLMDDSGAARQIANLLLRIIGKDSKYKVLVAIMVICAFLTYGGISLFVVIFAVLPIAKPLFKELDIPWHLFMAAFFTGIGTFTMTMLPGTPSVQNIIPTNYLGTTVTAAPLLGIIAAVFVIAINLWYMKFALKRSEQRKETYAGMTNPDNNGKDGIKDIYEGRSLPNAFLSLIPPIALLIALNIFKVEIIYTLMGVVLLTTVLFWKYIEVKKNTLNEGAVSAVLPIINTSADVGYGSVIAITTGFSIFNEAMAQIPGSPLISLFLATTALAGITGSSSGGLGIAMEALSSTYLKMGLNPDAMHRVAAIASGGLDSLPHNGAVITILVASKLTHKDAYKHIFVVSVIAPLIASIPMLIAAILLY
- a CDS encoding CoA-transferase, whose amino-acid sequence is MLKLSSREIIAMHIANELKDGDVVNLGVGIPTLVSKYIDDKKIYFQTENGLIGMGPPPHENEQDIDLIDAGKAPVTITPEAAFFDSAFSFAMIRGKHVDVAVLGALEIDCYGEIANWSVPNQPILGVGGAMDLVAGAKKVIVASTLFTKNGSSKLVETLTLDSSGERRVNQLVTEYANFLFQNGEIFIKDIYGDLTFEELESRIGLPLKRKISI
- a CDS encoding CoA transferase subunit A, which produces MEKLRKAEELEFLFKDSMRLLVGGFGISGTPLTLLDAVAKFEAGNYEVVSNNLGDEGKGLYKVFEAGKIDKAIGSFFTINKEAIMAWSMGNLKIDLMPQGTLAEAIRSGGAGIGGFYTPTGVGTRLAEGKEVREIDGVRYLFEKAIKGDIALIKAAKADKAGNLVYHTTARNFNPIMATAAETVIVEVDEIVEIGELNPEEIITPHIFVDYVIESKYIKQGGTYVEAK
- a CDS encoding TetR/AcrR family transcriptional regulator, whose product is MDLENKTTKGIQTQLHIMTVALELFKTLGYDNVSVDRIVKESKTSKGSFYQHFPSKSSIFMMRFMEMDKSYVHIYEELKQQYTLAIERLEAFCLAVFRCIEEEMGKDLMRVIYSAAIISNEHTFFTNENRKLYVILHQIIEEGKEDQSIRHFDSTEKFFQMIVQSLMGAIYYWGLQLDNAKLEDLGKPLINQLITSLRN
- a CDS encoding YczE/YyaS/YitT family protein; amino-acid sequence: MQNESVLKSDKNSLIKRWIVYIIGIYILSIGVSLAITAGIGISPQSAFQRVFVVHFDWLTQGKANFILECIMLVLAFLVYRKGFKLYHIMGLVASAIFAVFLDFNLSLTFTYLNLPEYWTKFLTLVIGDAFLAFGVFLMLQSKVVLMPIDNFVNAVQLRTGFKWGNVKTCFDLTLLALALIFGLILAGKIMFIREGTVLNAILVGQYIKLFTYMYKRNKEKKGFEITQPIAK